A window of the Hordeum vulgare subsp. vulgare chromosome 5H, MorexV3_pseudomolecules_assembly, whole genome shotgun sequence genome harbors these coding sequences:
- the LOC123395366 gene encoding uncharacterized protein LOC123395366 yields MCPLRVILIFLSATVAGFFLLRGLNADPDCFQDGDDGSESPRAAVPLHSKVGSAVKTGFWTSVDMASGRYLWRTLVAPPANSESDKAR; encoded by the exons ATGTGCCCGCTGAGGGTGATACTCATCTTCCTCTCCGCCACCGTCGCCGGATTCTTCCTCCTCCGGGGCCTCAACGCCGACCCCGACTGCTTCCAAGACGGCGACGACGGCTCGGAATCTCCCAGGGCCGCCGTTCCCCTCCATTCCAAG GTTGGTTCAGCTGTGAAAACCGGGTTCTGGACATCGGTGGACATGGCGAGCGGGCGGTACCTTTGGCGGACCCTTGTTGCGCCACCGGCCAATTCTGAATCTGACAAGGCCCGGTGA
- the LOC123397927 gene encoding histone-lysine N-methyltransferase SETD1B-like translates to MASSLVWSRRALVVVAVAAMVVAARSSEAARSGGADEDELRFPGFPGGRPRNPGFPGVPGGRTASPPAARFKPSSPPPPPPPLQSSPATIPPCSSGAPSQPALQPLPGFPGLQQPGNGGGSSSSSPADCVTPLAGLMTCASFLTGSEPETPTPQSECCSGLGMFLNSTAAVDDRSLRCLCPVILGDVNRMLPKPIDPVRMMYLPISCGVVLPPQVLFICFTGQPTPPVVSRIPDSWMTPASSALTP, encoded by the exons ATGGCGTCATCGTTGGTGTGGTCGAGGCGGGCGCTGGTCGTGGTCGCGGTGGCTgcgatggtggtggcggcgcgGTCGTCGGAGGCGGCGAGGAGCGGCGGGGCCGACGAAGACGAGCTCCGGTTCCCGGGGTTCCCGGGCGGCAGGCCGCGCAACCCCGGCTTCCCGGGGGTGCCCGGGGGCAGGACGGCATCGCCGCCGGCGGCCCGCTtcaagccgtcctcgccaccaccgccgccgccgccgttgcaGTCGTCGCCCGCTACTATCCCGCCGTGCAGCAGCGGGGCGCCCTCGCAGCCGGCGCTGCAGCCGCTGCCCGGGTTCCCAGGCCTGCAGCAGCCAGGCAACGGCGGcgggtcgtcgtcctcgtcgccggCTGACTGCGTGACGCCGCTGGCGGGGCTCATGACGTGCGCGTCGTTCCTGACGGGGAGCGAGCCGGAGACGCCGACGCCGCAGAGCGAGTGCTGCAGCGGGCTGGGCATGTTCCTCAACAgcacggcggcggtggacgaccgGTCGCTGCGGTGCCTGTGCCCGGTCATCCTCGGCGACGTCAACCGCATGCTGCCCAAGCCCATCGACCCCGTCCGCATGATGTACCTCCCCATCTCCTGCGGCGTCGTCCTCCCGCCTCAAGTCCTCTTCATCTGCTTCA CTGGACAGCCAACGCCACCAGTGGTCTCGCGCATCCCTGACTCCTGGATGACGCCAGCTTCATCAG CTTTGACACCTTGA
- the LOC123397925 gene encoding phosphoglucan phosphatase LSF2, chloroplastic, which yields MAATANASCIPASPRLPASGAGVRNRGRLPMAAVGCTTGRGGVHLRSARPLLCTSSSAAAGARGSGRMEDYNTAMKRMMRNPYEYHHDLGMNYAVISDSLIVGSQPQKPDDIDHLKNEENVAYILCLQQDKDIEYWGIDFQAVVSRCKELGIQHMRRPAVDFDPDSLRKQLPKAVSALEWAISQGKGRVYIHCTAGLGRAPAVAISYMFWFENMDLNTAYDKLTSIRPCGPSKKAIRAATYDLAKSDPNKEAFETLPERAFEGISVSERKLIQDRVRSLHKA from the exons ATGGCAGCCACGGCCAACGCGTCCTGCATCCCCGCCTCTCCGCGCCTCCCGGCCAGCGGCGCCGGCGTCCGGAACAGGGGGAGGCTGCCAATGGCCGCCGTTGGATGCACTACCGGACGCGGCGGGGTTCACCTGAGGAGCGCCCGGCCTCTCCTATgcacctcctcctccgctgcGGCCGGAGCACGGGGAAGCGGTCGGATGGAGGACTACAACACCGCCATGAAGCGGATGATGCGGAACCCATACGAGTACCACCACGACCTTG GTATGAATTATGCTGTCATAAGTGATAGCTTGATTGTTGGCTCACAACCTCAGAAGCCTGACGATATTGATCACTTGAAAAATGAGGAAAATGTAGCCTATATTCTTTGTCTACAGCAGGACAAGGATATCGAATACTGGGGCATTGATTTTCAAGCTGTTGTCAGTAGGTGCAAAGAACTTGGCATTCAGCATATGAGAAGACCA GCAGTAGACTTTGATCCAGATTCGCTGAGGAAACAGTTGCCGAAAGCAGTTTCAGCACTAGAATGGGCTATATCACAAGGCAAAGGACGAGTTTACATCCATTGCACTGCTGGACTTGGTAGAGCGCCCGCGGTTGCAATTTCTTACATGTTCTGGTTCGAGAATATGGAT CTTAACACTGCTTATGACAAGCTAACTTCCATAAGACCGTGTGGACCGAGTAAGAAAGCTATCCGCGCTGCAACCTATGATCTAGCTAAGAGTGATCCAAATAAAGAAGCTTTTGAGACCCTTCCAGAGCGTGCTTTCGAGGGAATATCAGTTTCAGAGAGGAAGTTAATACAAGACCGTGTCCGTTCTCTCCACAAGGCAtga